GCAACTCACACAAAAGGAGAATTTGGACGTGGCACACCATAACACAATCCTTTCTCAACTGCTATCCTTGATCCCCAGACATGATTTTGAGCGCCTTGAACGCAAGCACTCCAGCGGACGCCAACCACGCATTTTCACCCGGTGGAGCCAGTTTGTATGCCTGGCCTTC
The Oceanidesulfovibrio indonesiensis genome window above contains:
- a CDS encoding DUF4372 domain-containing protein gives rise to the protein MELVSKQLTQKENLDVAHHNTILSQLLSLIPRHDFERLERKHSSGRQPRIFTRWSQFVCLAF